One Pseudomonas rhizophila DNA window includes the following coding sequences:
- the hemC gene encoding hydroxymethylbilane synthase — translation MSPREIRIATRKSALALWQAEYVKARLEEAHPGLIVTLVPMVSRGDKLLDSPLSKIGGKGLFVKELETALLDNEADIAVHSMKDVPMDFPEGLGLFCICEREDPRDAFVSNTFASLDALPAGSVVGTSSLRRQAQLLTRRPDLQIRFLRGNVNTRLAKLDAGEYDAIILAAAGLIRLGFEDRITSAISVDDSLPAGGQGAVGIECRSADSEIHALLAPLHHDDTATRVFAERALNKHLNGGCQVPIACYAVLEGEQVWLRGLVGDPNGGRLLSAEARAPRRDAEALGVRVAEDLLSQGADDILKKVYGEAGHA, via the coding sequence ATGTCCCCTCGCGAGATCCGCATCGCCACCCGTAAAAGCGCCTTGGCCCTCTGGCAGGCCGAATACGTCAAAGCCCGTTTGGAAGAGGCCCATCCCGGCCTGATCGTGACGCTGGTGCCCATGGTCAGTCGCGGCGACAAGCTGCTGGACTCGCCGCTGTCGAAAATCGGCGGCAAGGGCCTGTTCGTCAAGGAGCTGGAAACCGCGCTGCTGGACAACGAAGCCGATATCGCCGTGCACTCGATGAAAGATGTGCCCATGGACTTTCCGGAAGGCCTGGGCCTGTTTTGCATCTGCGAGCGAGAAGATCCACGCGATGCGTTCGTTTCCAACACGTTTGCAAGCCTCGACGCCCTGCCCGCCGGGAGTGTGGTCGGCACCTCCAGCCTGCGTCGCCAGGCGCAGTTGCTGACCCGCCGCCCAGACCTGCAAATCCGCTTTCTGCGGGGCAACGTCAATACCCGCCTGGCCAAACTCGATGCCGGTGAGTACGACGCAATTATCCTTGCCGCCGCCGGCCTGATCCGCCTCGGTTTTGAAGATCGCATCACGTCGGCCATCAGCGTCGATGACAGCCTGCCGGCCGGTGGGCAGGGGGCGGTGGGTATCGAATGTCGCAGCGCCGACAGCGAGATCCATGCCCTGTTGGCACCGCTGCATCACGACGACACCGCCACCCGGGTCTTCGCCGAGCGCGCCCTCAACAAACACCTCAATGGCGGTTGCCAGGTGCCGATCGCCTGTTACGCCGTACTCGAAGGCGAGCAGGTCTGGTTGCGCGGTCTGGTGGGTGATCCGAACGGTGGCCGACTGCTCAGTGCCGAGGCCCGTGCGCCGCGCCGCGATGCCGAAGCGCTGGGTGTCCGGGTAGCCGAAGACCTGCTCAGCCAGGGTGCCGACGACATTCTCAAGAAGGTCTACGGCGAGGCGGGCCACGCGTGA
- the lysA gene encoding diaminopimelate decarboxylase, with protein sequence MDAFNYRGGELFAEGVALSALAERFGTPTYVYSRAHIEAQYLAFADALAGMPHLVCFAVKANSNLGVLNVLARLGAGFDIVSGGELERVLAAGGSADKIVFSGVGKTREDMRRALEVGVHCFNVESTDELERLQLVAAEMGVRAPISLRVNPDVDAGTHPYISTGLKENKFGIAIADAEDVYVRAAQLPNLEVLGVDCHIGSQLTTLEPFIDALDRLLALVDRLSDCGIYLRHIDLGGGVGVRYRDEEPPLVADYVKAVRERLDGRDLALMFEPGRYIVANAGVLLTRVEYLKHTEHKDFAIVDAAMNDLIRPALYQAWMDVTAVRPRATAARSYDIVGPICETGDFLAKGRELALEEGDLLAVHSAGAYGFVMSSNYNTRGRCAEVLVDGDQAFEVRRRETVAELFAGESLLPE encoded by the coding sequence ATGGACGCTTTTAACTACCGTGGCGGGGAGCTGTTCGCGGAAGGGGTTGCCTTGTCCGCGCTCGCGGAACGTTTCGGCACGCCAACCTACGTTTATTCCCGTGCACACATCGAAGCCCAGTATCTGGCCTTCGCCGATGCTCTGGCCGGCATGCCGCACCTGGTATGTTTCGCCGTAAAGGCCAACTCCAACCTCGGTGTACTCAACGTCCTGGCACGCCTGGGTGCCGGCTTTGACATCGTTTCCGGTGGTGAGCTCGAACGCGTGCTGGCCGCTGGCGGCAGCGCCGACAAGATCGTTTTTTCCGGCGTAGGCAAGACCCGTGAAGACATGCGCCGCGCACTGGAAGTGGGGGTGCACTGCTTCAACGTCGAATCGACCGATGAGCTGGAGCGCCTGCAACTGGTCGCCGCCGAGATGGGTGTCCGCGCGCCGATCTCTTTGCGCGTGAACCCGGACGTTGATGCTGGCACGCACCCGTACATTTCCACCGGTCTCAAGGAAAACAAGTTCGGCATCGCCATTGCCGACGCCGAGGATGTGTACGTACGCGCGGCCCAACTGCCGAACCTGGAAGTGCTGGGCGTGGATTGCCACATCGGTTCGCAACTGACCACCCTCGAACCTTTTATCGATGCCCTCGACCGCCTGCTGGCGCTGGTCGACCGCCTCAGCGATTGCGGCATCTACCTGCGTCACATCGACCTGGGCGGCGGCGTCGGCGTGCGCTACCGCGACGAAGAGCCGCCACTGGTGGCCGACTACGTCAAGGCGGTGCGTGAACGCCTCGACGGTCGCGACCTGGCCCTGATGTTCGAGCCGGGCCGCTACATCGTTGCCAATGCCGGCGTGCTGTTGACCCGGGTCGAATACCTCAAGCACACCGAGCACAAGGATTTCGCCATCGTCGATGCGGCGATGAACGACCTGATCCGCCCGGCGCTGTACCAGGCCTGGATGGACGTCACCGCGGTGCGCCCTCGCGCTACCGCCGCCCGCAGCTACGATATTGTCGGCCCTATCTGCGAAACCGGCGACTTCCTGGCCAAGGGTCGGGAGCTGGCGCTGGAAGAAGGCGATCTGCTGGCCGTGCATTCGGCCGGGGCCTACGGGTTTGTCATGAGTTCCAACTACAACACTCGCGGCCGCTGCGCCGAAGTGCTGGTGGACGGTGATCAGGCGTTTGAAGTGCGTCGCCGCGAGACGGTAGCCGAGTTGTTTGCCGGCGAAAGCCTGCTGCCGGAGTAA
- a CDS encoding TIGR02647 family protein: MSLTPELVAELEILALFNLDSSQEGLKIHQTAAPSAIAAAKRLFEKDLITQSDGGYLTSLGRDAAEHVQSLLTILNVVKEAA, encoded by the coding sequence ATGTCGCTTACCCCTGAGCTGGTTGCCGAACTGGAAATCCTTGCACTCTTCAACCTGGACAGTTCCCAGGAAGGCCTGAAAATCCATCAGACCGCTGCCCCCTCTGCCATCGCTGCCGCTAAACGCCTGTTCGAAAAAGACCTGATAACCCAGTCCGACGGTGGTTACCTGACCAGCCTGGGCCGGGATGCCGCCGAGCATGTGCAAAGCCTGCTGACCATTCTCAACGTCGTAAAAGAAGCCGCCTGA
- a CDS encoding LytR/AlgR family response regulator transcription factor: protein MNVLIVDDEPLARERLSRMVGELEGYSVLEPSATNGEEALALIDSHKPDIVLLDIRMPGLDGLQVAAKLCERESPPAVVFCTTRDDFPPEVLQAGAVGYLIKPVTAEALVEALRKAERPNRVQLAALTRPAAESGSGPRSHISARTRKGIELIPLNQVVYFIADHKYVTLRHESGEVLLDEPLKALEDEFGERFVRIHRNALVARERIERLQRTPLGHFQLFLKGLNGDALIVSRRHVAGVRKMMQQL from the coding sequence ATGAATGTCCTGATCGTTGATGACGAACCACTGGCCCGTGAGCGCCTGAGCCGAATGGTTGGCGAACTCGAGGGTTACAGTGTCCTGGAGCCGAGCGCCACCAATGGCGAAGAGGCGTTGGCCCTTATTGATAGCCACAAGCCGGATATCGTGCTGCTCGACATTCGCATGCCTGGCCTGGACGGTTTGCAGGTCGCGGCGAAGTTGTGCGAGCGTGAGTCACCGCCCGCGGTGGTGTTCTGCACCACTCGGGACGACTTCCCGCCGGAGGTGCTGCAGGCCGGCGCCGTGGGCTATCTGATCAAGCCGGTCACTGCCGAGGCGCTGGTCGAGGCCTTGCGCAAGGCCGAGCGGCCCAACCGCGTGCAACTGGCGGCGTTGACCCGTCCGGCCGCCGAAAGCGGCAGCGGCCCGCGCAGCCACATCAGTGCGCGCACTCGCAAAGGCATTGAACTGATCCCATTGAATCAGGTGGTCTACTTTATCGCCGACCATAAATACGTGACCTTGCGTCACGAGAGCGGCGAGGTGTTGCTGGACGAACCACTCAAGGCTCTTGAAGACGAGTTCGGTGAACGCTTCGTGCGCATCCACCGCAACGCCTTGGTGGCTCGCGAGCGTATCGAGCGTTTGCAGCGCACACCCCTTGGGCATTTCCAGTTGTTTCTCAAAGGCCTCAATGGCGACGCGCTGATTGTCAGCCGGCGGCACGTGGCCGGCGTGCGGAAGATGATGCAACAGCTTTAG
- a CDS encoding DUF1289 domain-containing protein, with protein MSQNTPARPPKPLYSNVSPAVPSPCTSVCKLDEQKVCLGCFRHVEDIREWRSADDERRRVICAEAAKRKSLV; from the coding sequence GTGAGCCAGAACACTCCGGCGCGGCCGCCCAAACCGCTCTACAGCAACGTCAGCCCCGCAGTGCCCTCTCCGTGCACCAGCGTGTGCAAGTTGGATGAGCAGAAGGTCTGCCTCGGTTGTTTCCGTCATGTGGAGGATATCCGCGAATGGCGCTCGGCCGATGATGAGCGCCGGCGGGTGATCTGTGCCGAGGCGGCTAAACGCAAATCTCTGGTGTAA
- the argH gene encoding argininosuccinate lyase: MSTDKTNQSWGGRFSEPVDAFVARFTASVNFDQRLYRHDIMGSIAHATMLAKVGVLTDAERDSIIDGLKTIQAEIEAGQFDWRVDLEDVHMNIEARLTDRIGVTGKKLHTGRSRNDQVATDIRLWLRDEIDLILGEITRLQKGLLEQAEREAESIMPGFTHLQTAQPVTFGHHMLAWFEMLSRDYERLVDCRKRTNRMPLGSAALAGTTYPIDREYTAQLLGFDAVGGNSLDNVSDRDFAIEFCAAASIAMMHLSRFSEELVLWTSAQFQFIDLPDRFCTGSSIMPQKKNPDVPELVRGKSGRVFGALMGLLTLMKGQPLAYNKDNQEDKEPLFDAADTLRDSLRAFADMIPAIKPKHAVMREAALRGFSTATDLADYLVRRGLPFRDCHEIVGHAVKYGVDNGKDLAEMSLDELRKFSDQIEQDVFAVLTLEGSVNARDHIGGTAPAQVKAAVVRGQAMLASR; encoded by the coding sequence ATGAGCACTGACAAGACCAATCAGTCCTGGGGCGGCCGCTTCAGTGAACCCGTCGACGCCTTCGTCGCCCGCTTCACCGCCTCCGTCAACTTCGACCAGCGCCTGTATCGCCACGACATCATGGGCTCGATCGCCCACGCCACCATGCTGGCCAAGGTCGGCGTACTGACCGATGCCGAGCGCGACAGCATCATCGATGGCCTGAAAACCATCCAGGCTGAAATCGAGGCCGGCCAGTTCGACTGGCGCGTCGATCTCGAAGACGTGCACATGAACATCGAAGCGCGCCTGACCGATCGCATCGGCGTGACCGGCAAGAAGCTGCACACCGGCCGCAGCCGAAACGACCAGGTGGCCACCGACATTCGCCTGTGGCTGCGCGATGAGATTGACCTGATCCTGGGCGAGATCACCCGTCTGCAAAAAGGCTTGCTGGAGCAGGCCGAGCGCGAGGCCGAGAGCATCATGCCGGGCTTCACGCACCTGCAAACCGCTCAACCTGTAACGTTTGGGCATCACATGCTGGCCTGGTTCGAAATGCTCAGCCGCGACTACGAGCGCCTGGTGGACTGCCGCAAGCGCACCAACCGCATGCCCCTGGGCAGCGCCGCGCTGGCCGGCACCACGTACCCGATCGATCGTGAATACACCGCACAGTTGCTGGGTTTCGACGCCGTGGGCGGCAACTCGCTGGATAACGTTTCGGACCGCGATTTCGCCATCGAATTCTGCGCCGCCGCGAGCATTGCGATGATGCATCTGTCGCGCTTCTCCGAAGAACTGGTGCTGTGGACCAGCGCGCAATTCCAGTTCATTGACCTGCCGGATCGCTTCTGCACCGGCAGCTCGATCATGCCGCAAAAGAAAAACCCCGACGTGCCGGAGCTGGTACGCGGCAAGAGTGGTCGGGTGTTCGGTGCGCTGATGGGCCTGCTGACCCTGATGAAGGGCCAGCCGCTGGCCTACAACAAGGACAACCAGGAAGACAAGGAACCGCTGTTCGATGCCGCCGATACGCTGCGTGATTCGCTGCGGGCCTTTGCCGACATGATCCCGGCGATCAAGCCCAAGCATGCAGTGATGCGCGAAGCGGCCTTGCGCGGCTTCTCCACCGCCACCGACCTCGCTGATTACCTCGTACGCCGTGGCCTGCCGTTTCGTGATTGCCACGAAATCGTCGGCCATGCCGTGAAGTACGGCGTGGACAACGGCAAGGACCTGGCGGAGATGAGCCTGGACGAGTTGCGCAAGTTCAGTGACCAGATCGAGCAGGACGTGTTTGCCGTGCTGACTCTGGAAGGTTCGGTCAATGCCCGCGACCACATCGGCGGCACAGCGCCTGCCCAGGTGAAGGCTGCCGTGGTGCGCGGCCAGGCGATGCTCGCCAGCCGTTAA
- a CDS encoding uroporphyrinogen-III C-methyltransferase codes for MSETALPKDQDQPAIDTPVETPAPKAPRRGNGLAIVALLLGAAGVAVGGWGVWQVRHLQANNQQQASQVQALNDQAQTLKLNEQRLSERLAQLPAAQELEERRRQVAQLQGDQQRLSQRLETVLGASRKDWRLAEAEHLLRLASLRLSALQDISSAQALVQGADEILREQNDPGSFAAREQLAKTLAALRSTEQPDRTGLFLQLGALRDQVLQLTELAPEYKDRGESLLGLTADGDGASRWAQWWDQISRYIRIDFNADENVRPLLAGQSLVQVRLALSLALEQAQWAALNGQAPVYTQALAQAHDVLKNNFNQDNPQSKIMLERVAELARQPVTVATPDLTGTLSSVQAYLERRNLNAEESVKPLAKPDEQEATP; via the coding sequence GTGAGCGAAACAGCCTTGCCAAAAGATCAAGACCAACCCGCGATCGATACGCCGGTTGAAACCCCTGCTCCGAAGGCGCCGCGTCGCGGCAACGGGCTGGCCATTGTCGCGTTGTTGTTGGGAGCCGCCGGCGTGGCCGTTGGTGGTTGGGGCGTGTGGCAGGTGCGTCATCTGCAAGCCAATAACCAGCAGCAGGCCAGTCAGGTTCAGGCGCTCAATGATCAGGCCCAGACCCTCAAGCTCAATGAGCAACGCCTGAGTGAGCGTCTGGCTCAATTGCCTGCGGCGCAAGAGCTGGAAGAGCGTCGGCGTCAGGTCGCCCAGTTGCAGGGTGATCAACAACGACTGAGCCAGCGCCTGGAAACCGTGCTCGGTGCCAGCCGCAAGGACTGGCGCCTGGCCGAAGCCGAACATCTGCTGCGCCTGGCCAGCCTGCGTCTTTCCGCCCTGCAGGACATCAGCAGTGCCCAGGCCCTGGTCCAGGGTGCTGACGAAATCCTGCGCGAGCAAAACGACCCTGGCTCATTCGCCGCTCGCGAGCAACTGGCCAAGACCCTTGCTGCGTTGCGCAGTACCGAGCAGCCGGATCGTACCGGGCTGTTCCTGCAGTTGGGGGCCTTGCGTGACCAGGTGCTGCAACTCACGGAGCTGGCACCCGAATACAAGGATCGTGGTGAGTCGTTGCTGGGCTTGACCGCCGATGGCGATGGCGCCAGCCGCTGGGCGCAGTGGTGGGACCAGATATCGCGCTATATCCGTATCGATTTCAACGCGGATGAGAATGTCCGTCCGCTCTTGGCCGGGCAGAGTCTGGTGCAGGTGCGCCTGGCCTTGAGCCTGGCCCTGGAGCAGGCGCAATGGGCCGCTCTCAACGGCCAGGCCCCGGTGTACACCCAAGCGCTGGCTCAAGCGCATGATGTGCTCAAGAACAACTTCAACCAGGACAACCCGCAAAGCAAAATCATGCTTGAGCGCGTGGCCGAGCTGGCCAGGCAGCCGGTGACGGTTGCAACCCCGGATCTGACAGGGACCCTGAGCAGCGTTCAGGCCTATCTGGAGCGCCGCAACCTGAACGCCGAAGAGTCGGTCAAGCCGCTGGCCAAACCTGATGAGCAGGAGGCCACGCCATGA
- the lptM gene encoding LPS translocon maturation chaperone LptM produces MKRLISSLAALVAVACLVTACGQKGPLYLPDDSKSPEEQAKSSQSKSHAHDTHTTY; encoded by the coding sequence ATGAAGCGCCTGATCTCTTCCCTTGCTGCGCTCGTCGCGGTTGCTTGCCTTGTGACAGCCTGTGGTCAAAAAGGTCCGCTGTACCTGCCCGACGACAGCAAATCCCCTGAAGAACAGGCCAAGTCGTCGCAATCCAAGTCCCACGCGCACGATACCCACACCACTTATTAA
- a CDS encoding class I adenylate cyclase, with the protein MTRNHEIRPDLDEGIDRKVLSQLRARFLKLNSVRMDRALEGLSTRQQSVLTLLPLFFHVNHPLLPGYVSGSTPAGLSNYEPDASVLAEAQRLTRSFSYKPRHGSNPPRPILGLFLMGSLGTLAQADQSDMDVWVCHGPDLSEDELAELRKKCLLLETWAATQGAEAHFFLIDPARFVRGDRDTQLSSDDCGTTQHYLLLDEFYRTAIWLAGRTPIWWLVPVYEEENYEQYTHTLISKRFIRADETLNLGHLAYIPPGEFIGAGLWQLFKGIESPYKSVLKLLLIEVYASEHPDVRCLSLRFKQAVFANRLDLEELDPYMVVYRRIEEYLNARGESERLELVRRALYLKVNRKLTGQGRSTGWQRVLLERLAREWGWDPRQLALLDSRSQWKVRQVSNERRALVNELTYSYRFLTQFARTEKTVSLINKRDLNVLGRRLYAAFERKADKVEFINPGIAPDLAEDTLTLVQSPNKKEPGQNQWGLYNGSLNALEWENFAPIKRCRELLELLTWCHRNGVIDSSTRLALHPGSSDLSEFELFNLLGSLQQSIALPLSTVDEEQLLRASVPSEVLILVNVGVDPLKHHRDLNILMTTERTDSLSYAGVRENLVLTLDQVTLNSWNEVLVNRFDGEHALLDCLRDYLNDLPVTQRQPRLQVRCFCHNRAQFIARRVEEVIETAQTLLLSRLNHRYLLQVQQHYHVLELVPGQVNHVALGSLSALMDYLGEELTAYSPLHLDPMALEDHDLALILPMGQPECIQVFYRVNEDDAELYVLDELNALWQQRLPYHDDHSLLLPLQRFLQSVLYRRDALLPMDATQPLPLETLYYQLLPSGSGRARRIEARQAPQTPVNKPFYDVQAIIGKATHGQVHVTLYCDQREFSELEHGDQLFRVVAREIVEQRREAERYRCYITDLDLSGLVGDGACSSNLYLRYKADLERALNEALALV; encoded by the coding sequence ATGACCCGCAATCACGAAATACGCCCCGATCTGGACGAGGGAATCGACCGCAAGGTCCTGAGCCAGTTGCGCGCACGTTTTCTCAAGCTCAACAGCGTACGGATGGATCGCGCCCTGGAAGGTCTGTCGACCCGCCAGCAAAGCGTGCTGACGCTGTTGCCGTTGTTTTTCCACGTCAATCACCCGCTCCTGCCCGGCTATGTCTCAGGCAGCACACCTGCCGGGCTGTCCAACTATGAGCCCGACGCCAGCGTCCTCGCCGAAGCCCAGCGGCTGACCCGCTCGTTCTCCTACAAGCCGCGCCACGGCAGCAATCCGCCGCGACCGATTCTGGGTCTGTTTCTGATGGGCAGCCTCGGCACCCTCGCCCAAGCGGATCAAAGCGACATGGATGTGTGGGTCTGCCATGGTCCGGACCTGAGCGAGGACGAACTGGCCGAACTGCGCAAAAAATGTCTACTGCTGGAAACCTGGGCGGCGACCCAGGGCGCTGAAGCGCATTTTTTCCTGATCGACCCGGCGCGCTTTGTCCGCGGCGACCGGGACACTCAGCTCAGTTCCGACGATTGCGGTACAACCCAGCATTACCTGCTGCTGGACGAGTTCTACCGCACGGCGATCTGGCTGGCCGGACGCACGCCGATCTGGTGGCTGGTGCCGGTGTATGAAGAAGAAAACTATGAGCAGTACACCCACACGCTGATTTCCAAACGCTTCATCCGCGCCGATGAAACGCTCAACCTGGGGCACCTGGCCTATATCCCGCCGGGAGAATTCATCGGCGCCGGCCTCTGGCAATTGTTCAAGGGCATCGAGTCGCCCTACAAATCAGTGCTCAAGCTGCTGCTGATCGAAGTCTACGCCAGCGAACACCCGGACGTTCGCTGCCTGAGCCTGCGCTTCAAACAGGCGGTGTTCGCCAACCGCCTGGACCTGGAAGAGCTGGATCCCTACATGGTGGTTTACCGTCGTATCGAGGAGTACCTCAACGCCCGAGGTGAATCCGAACGCCTGGAGCTGGTGCGCAGGGCGCTTTACCTGAAGGTCAATCGCAAGCTGACCGGCCAGGGGCGCAGCACGGGCTGGCAACGGGTTCTGCTTGAGCGTCTGGCCCGGGAATGGGGCTGGGACCCACGGCAACTGGCGCTGCTGGACAGCCGCAGCCAGTGGAAAGTGCGTCAGGTCAGCAACGAACGGCGGGCGCTGGTCAACGAACTGACCTACAGCTACCGCTTCCTGACCCAGTTCGCCCGCACCGAAAAAACCGTCAGCCTGATCAACAAGCGCGACCTCAACGTCCTGGGCCGGCGGTTGTATGCCGCATTCGAACGCAAGGCCGACAAAGTCGAGTTCATCAACCCCGGCATCGCCCCGGACCTGGCCGAAGACACCCTGACGCTGGTGCAGTCACCGAACAAGAAAGAACCCGGGCAGAACCAGTGGGGCCTGTACAACGGCAGCCTCAATGCCCTGGAGTGGGAAAACTTCGCACCGATCAAACGCTGCCGCGAGTTGCTGGAGTTGTTGACCTGGTGCCATCGCAACGGTGTGATCGACAGCAGTACGCGCCTTGCGCTGCACCCAGGTAGCAGCGACCTGAGTGAGTTTGAGCTGTTCAACCTGCTGGGCAGCCTGCAACAGTCCATCGCCCTGCCGCTGAGCACGGTAGATGAAGAACAGCTGTTGCGCGCCAGCGTGCCCAGCGAAGTGCTGATACTGGTTAACGTCGGCGTCGATCCGCTCAAGCATCATCGCGACCTCAATATCCTGATGACCACCGAGCGCACGGACTCCCTGAGCTACGCCGGGGTTCGGGAGAACCTGGTGCTGACCCTGGATCAGGTCACGCTCAACAGTTGGAACGAGGTGCTGGTCAACCGCTTCGACGGCGAGCACGCCCTGCTCGACTGCCTGCGCGATTACCTCAATGACCTGCCCGTCACTCAGCGCCAGCCGCGTTTGCAGGTACGCTGTTTCTGCCACAACCGCGCGCAGTTCATTGCCCGCCGGGTCGAGGAAGTCATCGAAACGGCGCAGACCCTGCTGCTGAGTAGGCTCAACCACCGCTATCTGCTCCAGGTCCAGCAGCACTACCACGTATTGGAGCTGGTGCCGGGCCAGGTCAATCACGTGGCCCTGGGCAGCCTGTCGGCGCTGATGGATTACCTGGGCGAGGAGCTGACGGCCTACAGCCCTCTGCATCTGGATCCGATGGCTCTGGAGGACCATGACCTGGCGCTGATCCTGCCCATGGGGCAGCCCGAGTGCATTCAGGTGTTCTACCGGGTCAACGAGGACGACGCTGAGCTGTACGTGCTCGATGAGCTCAATGCCCTGTGGCAACAGCGCTTGCCTTATCACGACGACCACAGCCTGCTGCTGCCGCTGCAGCGCTTCCTGCAATCGGTGCTGTACCGCCGCGACGCGTTACTGCCGATGGATGCCACCCAGCCATTGCCCCTGGAAACCCTGTACTACCAGCTCCTGCCCTCGGGCAGCGGGCGGGCACGGCGGATCGAGGCGCGGCAGGCGCCGCAAACGCCAGTGAACAAGCCGTTCTATGACGTGCAGGCAATCATCGGCAAAGCCACTCATGGGCAGGTGCACGTCACCCTGTATTGCGATCAGCGGGAGTTTTCGGAGCTGGAACATGGCGACCAGTTGTTCCGCGTGGTCGCCAGGGAGATCGTCGAACAGCGCCGTGAGGCCGAACGCTATCGCTGCTACATCACCGACCTGGACCTCTCGGGTCTTGTGGGTGATGGGGCCTGCTCAAGTAATTTGTACCTGCGCTACAAGGCTGACCTGGAACGCGCCCTGAACGAGGCGCTGGCCTTGGTCTGA
- the rnk gene encoding nucleoside diphosphate kinase regulator — MTVPSITLTRLDVQRLERLIDSLDETLPGVIALQTELDRADTVVGHDEVPADVVTMNSRVHCREESSGKDYHLTLVYPQDANADEGKISILAPVGSALLGLKVGQHIDWPAPGGKTLKLTLLAVEYQPEAGGDFHL; from the coding sequence ATGACCGTACCTTCCATCACCCTTACACGTCTGGACGTACAGCGTCTGGAGCGCCTGATCGATAGCCTTGATGAAACGCTGCCGGGCGTGATTGCGTTGCAAACCGAACTGGATCGTGCCGACACCGTGGTAGGCCACGATGAAGTGCCCGCCGATGTCGTGACCATGAATTCGCGTGTGCACTGCCGCGAAGAAAGCAGCGGCAAGGACTATCACCTGACCCTGGTTTATCCACAGGACGCCAATGCCGACGAAGGCAAGATATCAATCCTTGCCCCGGTAGGCAGCGCACTGTTGGGCCTGAAGGTTGGCCAGCACATCGACTGGCCGGCGCCGGGCGGCAAGACGCTGAAACTGACATTGCTTGCCGTGGAATACCAGCCGGAAGCGGGCGGCGATTTCCACCTCTAG
- a CDS encoding glutathione S-transferase family protein, with protein MLKLYGFSVSNYYNMVKLALLEKGLPFEEVPFYGAQTPDVLAISPRGKVPVLKTEQGFINETSVILEYIEQTQSGKALLPSDPFERAQVLALCREIELYIELPGRACYTEAFFGISVPEAIKEKTKAELLLGFASLGRHGKFSPYVAGDSLSLADLYFLYSVSLACQVGRKVFDIDLLADMPAAKGLMERLEQNPNVQRIAADREAEMPAFLAMIAAKK; from the coding sequence ATGCTCAAGCTTTATGGTTTTTCCGTCAGCAATTATTACAACATGGTTAAGCTGGCGTTGCTGGAAAAGGGCCTGCCCTTCGAAGAGGTGCCGTTCTACGGCGCTCAGACCCCCGATGTGCTGGCCATCAGTCCGCGGGGCAAGGTGCCGGTGCTCAAGACCGAGCAAGGGTTTATCAACGAAACCAGTGTGATCCTCGAATACATCGAGCAAACCCAGTCGGGTAAAGCCCTGCTGCCCAGTGATCCGTTCGAACGTGCCCAGGTACTGGCTTTGTGTCGGGAAATCGAGTTGTACATCGAGCTGCCGGGACGGGCTTGCTACACCGAGGCGTTTTTCGGCATATCGGTACCCGAAGCCATCAAGGAAAAGACCAAGGCCGAATTGCTGCTGGGGTTCGCCTCGCTCGGCCGTCACGGCAAATTCTCGCCCTACGTGGCGGGTGACAGTCTGAGCCTGGCCGATCTGTATTTCCTCTACAGCGTATCGCTGGCGTGCCAGGTGGGCCGGAAAGTGTTCGATATCGACTTGCTGGCGGATATGCCGGCGGCCAAGGGGCTGATGGAGCGGCTGGAGCAGAACCCGAATGTGCAGCGGATTGCGGCCGACAGGGAGGCAGAGATGCCAGCGTTTTTGGCGATGATTGCTGCCAAGAAGTGA
- the cyaY gene encoding iron donor protein CyaY, whose protein sequence is MSLTEARFHDLVDATQQTLEDVFDESELDIDLESSAGVLTVKFENGSQLIFSRQEPLRQLWLAAVSGGFHFDYDEESERWMCDKSEEQLGEMLERIVKQQAGVELDFEGL, encoded by the coding sequence ATGAGTTTGACTGAAGCCCGTTTCCACGATCTGGTCGATGCGACCCAGCAAACGCTGGAGGATGTATTCGACGAAAGCGAGCTGGACATCGACCTGGAAAGCTCCGCCGGGGTGCTGACCGTCAAGTTCGAAAATGGCAGCCAGTTGATTTTCAGCCGCCAGGAGCCGTTGCGGCAACTGTGGTTGGCGGCGGTGTCCGGCGGTTTCCACTTCGACTACGACGAGGAAAGCGAGCGCTGGATGTGCGACAAGAGCGAAGAGCAATTGGGCGAGATGCTCGAGCGCATCGTCAAGCAGCAGGCCGGGGTGGAACTGGATTTCGAAGGCCTTTGA